Proteins encoded in a region of the Bacteroidia bacterium genome:
- a CDS encoding glycosyltransferase encodes MWIEIILGIYAVQVICYAVILWIERYKPHSQTYKKVAVLVACRNEEKNILPCLQSLYAQDYPKEYFEVWIGDDDSTDNTALIVQKFIKDKPNFHYVKITQNLWGLKAKQNVLAQLAHKTDAEILCITDADIITPKTWIGTLVSGFDSSKVGIVCGTTYILPKGFFNVLQSIDWLFYMGIAKANLNIRLPITAIGNNMAVRSAAYKAVGGYENIPFSFTEDYKLFKEILKRTDYTAKWIFSPLNTNITYGASSLHKWLQQRKRWLKGGMELPFFIWLLMLFNVCVEIVMCLSFIKSISLFAILFLCKTLVNSVLLLSIFSKLQTWYKNWLWAVPVYTLYQMGLIPILFVYFILPLKLKWKDREY; translated from the coding sequence ATGTGGATTGAAATTATTTTAGGAATATATGCTGTACAGGTAATATGCTATGCAGTAATTTTGTGGATAGAAAGATATAAACCTCACTCACAGACATATAAAAAAGTAGCAGTACTTGTTGCTTGTCGGAACGAAGAGAAAAATATTTTACCTTGTTTGCAGTCTTTGTATGCCCAAGATTATCCCAAAGAATACTTTGAAGTCTGGATAGGTGATGACGATTCCACTGATAATACTGCACTTATTGTGCAGAAATTTATCAAGGATAAACCTAATTTTCATTATGTAAAGATTACTCAAAATTTATGGGGACTCAAAGCTAAACAAAATGTACTAGCCCAACTTGCCCACAAAACTGATGCAGAAATCTTATGTATTACCGATGCGGATATTATCACACCCAAAACGTGGATAGGCACGCTTGTAAGTGGATTTGACTCTTCAAAAGTAGGAATAGTTTGTGGTACTACATACATTTTGCCCAAAGGGTTTTTCAATGTTTTACAAAGTATAGATTGGCTATTTTACATGGGCATAGCCAAAGCCAATCTTAACATTCGCTTGCCGATTACTGCCATAGGGAATAATATGGCTGTTCGTAGTGCAGCTTACAAGGCAGTAGGCGGCTATGAAAATATACCTTTTAGTTTTACAGAAGATTACAAACTATTCAAAGAAATACTCAAACGTACTGATTATACTGCAAAGTGGATTTTTAGCCCATTAAATACGAATATCACTTATGGTGCTTCTTCCTTGCATAAGTGGCTTCAGCAACGCAAAAGATGGCTAAAAGGAGGAATGGAATTGCCCTTTTTCATTTGGCTGCTTATGCTATTCAACGTATGCGTAGAAATAGTAATGTGTCTAAGTTTTATCAAATCTATTTCATTATTTGCCATTTTATTCTTATGTAAGACTTTGGTAAATAGTGTGCTACTGCTATCTATTTTTAGTAAGCTACAAACTTGGTATAAAAACTGGCTGTGGGCAGTTCCTGTTTATACCTTGTATCAAATGGGGCTTATTCCGATATTGTTTGTGTATTTTATTCTACCCCTTAAGCTAAAATGGAAAGATCGAGAGTATTGA